The Cydia fagiglandana chromosome 4, ilCydFagi1.1, whole genome shotgun sequence genome has a window encoding:
- the LOC134663654 gene encoding dolichyldiphosphatase 1-like, with protein sequence MEEEVSSFSDTMQLNGEIEWQPLALTLVEYPKGDWIGKFFAFISLSPFGIGAGFVTLVLFRRDLHTIAFFVGTLVNEALNIILKHIICEARPLARGHLYNEYGMPSSHAQFVWFFSIYVLYFVAIRLHHINNNSIISALWKGIIVSGCLSLAVLVSIGRVYLHYHTSSQVIVGALVGFLFATLWFALVHRVLTPLFPHLVSLKVCEMLMIRDTTLIPNVMWFEYTTTRQEARARGRKMAALKPAQ encoded by the exons ATGGAAGAAGAAGTTTCATCTTTTAGCGATACAATGCAACTCAACGGCGAGATCGAATGGCAACCGCTTGCTCTTACTTTGGTTGAATATCCAAAAG GTGATTGGATAGGGAAATTCTTTGCCTTTATTAGCCTGTCGCCTTTTGGAATTGGCGCCGGATTCGTCACGCTAGTTTTATTTCGACGAGATCTTCATACT ATTGCCTTCTTTGTAGGCACACTGGTCAATGAAGCattaaacataatattaaagcaCATAATATGTGAAGCAAGACCTCTAGCGCGAGGGCATCTGTACAATGAGTATGGAATGCCATCGTCTCATGCTCAATTTGTTTGGTTCTTCAGTATTTATGTACTGTACTTTGTTGCTATAAG ATTGCACCATATAAACAATAATAGTATAATATCTGCGTTATGGAAAGGCATCATAGTCAGCGGATGTTTAAGCCTGGCCGTGCTCGTGAGCATAGGTCGGGTGTACCTACACTACCACACATCCTCCCAAGTCATTGTGGGGGCACTTGTGGGCTTCCTCTTTGCTACACTATGGTTCGCCCTGGTGCATAGAGTTCTGACGCCACTATTTCCACATTTAGTTTCATT AAAAGTGTGCGAGATGCTGATGATCCGTGACACGACGCTGATCCCCAACGTGATGTGGTTCGAGTACACCACGACGCGACAGGAGGCGCGCGCGCGCGGACGCAAGATGGCAGCGCTCAAGCCTGCTCAATGA
- the LOC134663623 gene encoding dnaJ homolog subfamily C member 7, with translation MAESEIVDADLTIDDLLPKSPESLAEEKKESGNHLYKFKNYKGALVMYDEAIQLCPENASYYGNRSACYMMLGMYKKALEDAQKSVVLDPTFTKGYIRIAKCCIALGDISGGEQAVRSATELGGADCATSERRALESLRRLHEDAQRAMEAEDYRRAVFCMDRCLDYSPSSSKAKLTKAECLAMIGRCQEAQEIANDMIRHDSLDAEAIFVRGLCLYFEDKDDQAFKHFQQVLRLAPDHKKAMETYKKAKLLKQKKEEGNEAFKMGRWQQALTLYNEALTIDKNNRAVNAKLYFNKATVCAKLNQIKEAAEACTAALELDENYVKALLRRAKCYTELGEFEEAVKDYERLYKIDKSKENKMLLQEAKLALKKSKRKDYYKILGVEKCASEDDIKKAYRKRALVHHPDRHAGAPEGERREQERRFKEVGEAYGVLSDPKKRARYDHGHDMDDDSGGMADIDPNVVFQTFFNRGGQHFDFQSGGGFPGSAFSFQFG, from the exons atggcagAATCGGAAATAGTGGATGCGGACCTTACAATTGATGATTTACTTCCTAAAAGTCCAGAAAG TCTGGCTGAGGAGAAGAAAGAGAGTGGCAACCACTtgtacaaatttaaaaattacaagGGTGCTCTTGTTATGTACGATGAAGCCATTCAGCTATGCCCGGAGAATGCCTCTTACTACGGCAACAGATCAGCTTGTTACATGATGCTGGGCATGTACAAGAAGGCCCTGGAGGATGCTCAGAAATCTGTCGTGCTGGATCCAACATTCACCAAGGGATACATCAGAATTGCAAAATGCTGCATAGCTCTTG GGGACATCTCAGGCGGAGAGCAAGCCGTACGCAGTGCAACGGAGCTGGGCGGCGCCGACTGCGCAACGAGCGAGCGCCGCGCGCTGGAGTCTCTGCGTAGGCTGCATGAGGATGCCCAGCGCGCCATGGAGGCTGAGGACTATCGCCGAGCTGTGTTCTGCATGGACCGCTGCCTCGACTACAGTCCATCCAgctccaa GGCCAAATTGACCAAAGCAGAATGCTTGGCTATGATTGGACGCTGCCAAGAAGCACAAGAAATTGCTAATGACATGATCAGACATGACAGTTTGGACGCAGAGGCCATATTTGTGCGTGGCCTCTGTCTATATTTTGAG gaCAAGGATGACCAGGCATTCAAGCATTTCCAACAAGTGTTGCGTCTTGCACCCGATCACAAGAAAGCAATGGAGACTTATAAGAAAGCTAAACTTCTCAAGCAAAAGAAGGAGGAAG GAAATGAAGCGTTCAAGATGGGCCGCTGGCAGCAAGCCCTTACCCTGTACAACGAAGCCCTCACCATCGACAAAAACAACAGAGCCGTCAATGCTAAGCTCTACTTCAACAAGGCCACAGTGTGCGCCAAACTCAACCAAATCAAGGAAGCCGCCGAGGCTTGCACCGCTGCTCTTGAATTAGATGAAAATTATGTGAAAGCCCTTCTCCGCCGAGCCAAGTGCTACACAGAACTGGGAGAGTTCGAGGAGGCAGTCAAGGACTATGAGAGACTATACAAGATTGATAAAAGCAAAGAAAACAAAATGTTACTCCAAGAGGCCAAACTTGCTCTTAAGAAGTCCAAACGCAAAgactattataaaatacttgGGGTTGAGAAATGTGCATCTGAAGATGATATTAAGAAGGCTTACAG GAAGCGCGCGCTCGTGCACCACCCGGACCGGCACGCGGGCGCGCCGGAGGGCGAGCGGCGCGAGCAGGAGCGCCGCTTCAAGGAAGTGGGCGAGGCCTACGGCGTGCTCAGCGACCCCAAGAAGCGCGCGCGCTACGACCACGGCCACGACATGGACGACGACAGCGGCGGCATGGCCG ACATCGACCCGAACGTAGTGTTCCAGACTTTCTTCAACCGCGGGGGCCAACACTTTGACTTCCAGTCGGGAGGGGGCTTCCCTGGATCCGCATTTAGCTTCCAGTTCGGTTAA